The following coding sequences are from one Leptolyngbya sp. NIES-3755 window:
- a CDS encoding photosystem II reaction center protein PsbM (ab initio prediction:Prodigal:2.6;~similar to AA sequence:cyanobase_aa:Ava_4486a), translating to MQVNDLGFIASILFVLVPSVFLLILYIQTASRQTKDE from the coding sequence ATGCAAGTTAATGATTTGGGATTTATTGCGTCGATTTTGTTTGTGCTTGTGCCAAGCGTGTTTCTGCTGATTCTCTATATCCAAACTGCCAGCCGTCAGACGAAAGACGAGTAA
- a CDS encoding GCN5-related N-acetyltransferase (similar to AA sequence:cyanobase_aa:LBDG_45930): MLVSVSSREKDFSSPTRYRIREVQPADLYEIAGILVDSFPLYPSFLPWLAPIIRVGIHEDLRSRTRFPAPNYVCLVAIDTSERSERIVGTVEIGLRTSNPWQPRNNQYVYLSNLAVREDVRRQGVAQQLLLACEPYVREWGYRNIYLHVLETNEAAKRLYFKLGYRLEEIQPSWDWFLGRPRRMFLRKEVAS, from the coding sequence GTGCTTGTGAGCGTTTCTTCGCGTGAGAAAGATTTTTCGAGTCCTACTCGGTATCGAATTCGGGAGGTGCAGCCTGCGGATTTGTACGAAATTGCGGGAATTTTAGTCGATAGTTTTCCGCTGTATCCGTCGTTTTTGCCGTGGTTGGCTCCGATTATTCGAGTCGGAATTCACGAAGATTTGCGGAGTCGGACACGATTTCCAGCCCCGAATTATGTTTGCTTGGTTGCGATCGATACGAGCGAGCGATCGGAACGCATTGTCGGCACGGTTGAGATCGGATTACGCACCTCGAACCCTTGGCAACCGCGAAATAATCAGTATGTGTATTTGTCGAATCTGGCCGTACGAGAAGACGTGAGGCGGCAAGGAGTCGCACAGCAATTGTTACTTGCGTGTGAGCCGTATGTGCGCGAGTGGGGCTATCGCAATATTTATCTGCACGTCTTGGAAACGAATGAAGCGGCGAAGCGATTGTATTTTAAGTTGGGGTATCGGTTAGAGGAAATTCAGCCGAGTTGGGATTGGTTTTTGGGGCGACCGAGACGGATGTTTTTGCGGAAGGAAGTTGCGTCTTAG
- a CDS encoding photosystem II manganese-stabilizing protein PsbO (similar to AA sequence:cyanobase_aa:LBDG_45890), with amino-acid sequence MRYRAFFVTLLAFCLSVLTACSEPAQSAEGLTYEQIRGTGLANSCPQIEETSRGSLPIENGKTYSITGLCLQPTTYFVKEESANKRREAEFVPAKVMTRYTSSIDAVSGTLTANSDGSLTFKEEDGLDFQAITVQLPGGERVPFLFTIKGLEATTAPGSASINTSTDFIGQFRVPSYRTSNFLDPKGRGLTTGYDNAVALPASADSEELRKENVKRFQLDKGTISLQVAKIDSASGEIAGTFESEQPSETDMGSREASDVKIRGLFYARVAPNA; translated from the coding sequence ATGAGGTATCGCGCATTCTTTGTGACACTGCTGGCGTTCTGCCTGAGTGTTTTAACTGCTTGTAGTGAACCCGCGCAGAGTGCGGAAGGACTCACGTATGAGCAAATTCGGGGCACAGGCTTAGCCAATAGCTGCCCCCAAATTGAGGAAACATCTCGCGGCTCACTCCCGATCGAAAACGGCAAAACCTATTCGATCACTGGATTATGCCTACAACCGACGACCTACTTCGTGAAGGAAGAATCCGCGAACAAGCGTCGGGAAGCTGAATTCGTCCCGGCTAAAGTGATGACCCGTTACACATCGTCGATCGATGCGGTTTCGGGAACTTTGACGGCGAACAGCGACGGTAGCTTGACCTTCAAAGAAGAAGACGGTCTTGACTTCCAAGCAATCACCGTTCAATTGCCGGGTGGCGAACGAGTTCCGTTCTTGTTCACGATCAAAGGACTGGAGGCGACTACCGCTCCCGGTTCAGCTAGCATCAACACTTCGACCGACTTCATCGGACAGTTCCGCGTTCCGTCTTATCGGACTTCTAACTTCCTCGATCCGAAAGGTCGCGGTTTGACTACCGGATATGATAATGCGGTTGCACTTCCAGCTTCGGCAGATTCGGAAGAACTGAGAAAAGAGAATGTCAAGCGATTCCAGCTTGATAAAGGAACGATCTCGCTGCAAGTAGCGAAGATTGACAGTGCATCGGGTGAAATTGCAGGCACGTTTGAAAGCGAACAGCCTTCCGAAACCGATATGGGATCTCGTGAAGCAAGCGACGTGAAGATTCGTGGCTTGTTCTATGCACGAGTCGCACCGAACGCTTAG
- a CDS encoding hypothetical protein (similar to AA sequence:cyanobase_aa:LBDG_45900), translated as MDDDAMLRDYTKSGTDEITLKSPELEELARSIRAIAQQFTGDGMELLALLRVLEILHREIREGLFQDALPTNRQALYSLLRDIEATGGWPYIHRMRLQEFLSKMIEQEKSHTEPEK; from the coding sequence ATGGATGATGATGCAATGCTCAGAGACTATACGAAGAGCGGAACAGATGAGATTACGCTGAAGTCACCGGAGCTTGAGGAGTTGGCTCGATCGATCAGAGCGATCGCACAACAATTTACAGGCGATGGAATGGAACTTTTGGCGTTACTGAGAGTGCTTGAAATTTTGCATCGTGAAATTCGTGAAGGACTGTTTCAGGACGCACTCCCCACCAATCGTCAAGCCCTTTACTCCCTGTTAAGAGATATTGAAGCGACGGGGGGATGGCCCTACATTCATCGGATGCGACTTCAAGAATTTCTAAGCAAAATGATTGAACAAGAGAAAAGCCATACGGAACCTGAGAAATAG
- a CDS encoding photosystem II protein (similar to AA sequence:cyanobase_aa:LBDG_45920), translating into MGLPWYRVHTVLVNDPGRLIATHLMHTALVAGWAGSMALYELAIFDPSDPVLNPMWRQGMFVLPFMARLGVTSSWGGWSITGETVTDPGYWSFEGVAAAHIVLSGLLFLAACWHWVYWDLELFRDPRTGEPALDLPKMFGIHLFLSGLLCFGFGAFHLTGLFGPGMWVSDPYGVTGHVQPVAPEWGPAGFNPFNPGGVVAHHIAAGIVGIIAGLFHLSVRPPERLYRALRMGNIETVLSSSIAAVFFAAFIVAGTMWYGNATTPIELFGPTRYQWDSSYFRQEIDRRVQNAVADGASLSQAYNQIPDKLAFYDYVGNSPAKGGLFRTGQMNKGDGIAQTWLGHPVFKDSEGRELFVRRLPNFFENFPVVLQDSDGVIRADIPFRKAESKYSFEQAGVTASFYGGKLDGQVISDPSQVKRYARAAQLGEPFEFDRETLNSDGVFRTSPRGWFTFGHAVFALLFFFGHIWHGSRTIFRDVFAGVDPDLSEEQVEWGRFAKVGDKSTLQRTEA; encoded by the coding sequence ATGGGACTACCCTGGTACCGCGTACACACAGTCCTGGTGAATGATCCAGGACGGTTGATCGCCACCCACCTGATGCACACCGCACTCGTCGCAGGTTGGGCGGGATCAATGGCGCTTTATGAGCTTGCGATTTTTGATCCAAGCGATCCAGTTTTAAACCCCATGTGGAGACAAGGGATGTTCGTGCTGCCGTTTATGGCGCGGCTCGGAGTCACTTCTTCCTGGGGCGGTTGGAGCATTACGGGTGAAACCGTGACCGATCCAGGCTACTGGTCGTTTGAGGGCGTTGCGGCTGCCCATATCGTTTTATCGGGCTTGCTGTTCTTGGCAGCTTGCTGGCATTGGGTTTATTGGGATTTGGAACTTTTCCGCGATCCACGTACAGGGGAACCTGCACTCGATTTGCCGAAAATGTTCGGAATTCACTTGTTCTTGTCGGGTTTACTTTGCTTCGGATTTGGCGCGTTCCACTTGACTGGATTGTTTGGTCCGGGAATGTGGGTGTCTGATCCCTATGGCGTAACAGGGCACGTTCAGCCCGTTGCACCAGAATGGGGTCCGGCTGGCTTTAACCCATTTAATCCGGGTGGAGTCGTCGCGCACCACATTGCAGCGGGAATTGTCGGTATTATTGCCGGATTATTCCACCTCAGTGTTCGTCCACCTGAGCGCCTCTATCGGGCGCTGAGAATGGGGAACATCGAAACCGTGTTGTCGAGCAGTATTGCAGCCGTGTTCTTTGCAGCGTTTATCGTGGCGGGAACCATGTGGTACGGCAACGCAACCACCCCGATCGAGCTTTTCGGACCGACCCGCTATCAGTGGGATAGCAGCTACTTCCGTCAAGAAATCGATCGACGGGTGCAAAATGCGGTGGCTGATGGTGCAAGCCTGTCACAAGCGTATAATCAAATTCCTGACAAACTGGCGTTCTATGATTACGTCGGTAACAGCCCCGCAAAAGGTGGTTTGTTCCGTACAGGTCAAATGAACAAAGGGGATGGGATTGCTCAAACTTGGCTCGGTCATCCGGTGTTCAAGGATAGCGAAGGTCGCGAATTGTTTGTCCGTCGCTTGCCGAACTTCTTCGAGAACTTCCCAGTGGTTCTGCAAGATAGCGATGGCGTAATTCGGGCTGACATTCCGTTCCGTAAAGCTGAATCGAAATATAGCTTTGAACAAGCTGGTGTTACGGCAAGCTTCTACGGCGGTAAGTTAGATGGTCAAGTGATCAGCGATCCGTCACAAGTCAAACGCTATGCACGGGCGGCTCAGTTGGGCGAACCGTTTGAATTCGATCGTGAAACTCTAAATTCGGATGGTGTATTCCGCACTAGCCCGCGTGGATGGTTCACGTTCGGTCATGCAGTCTTCGCGCTGTTGTTCTTCTTTGGTCATATCTGGCACGGTTCGAGAACGATCTTCCGGGATGTGTTCGCTGGGGTTGACCCCGATCTGTCAGAAGAACAAGTCGAATGGGGACGCTTTGCGAAAGTGGGTGATAAGTCCACTCTCCAACGTACTGAAGCTTAA
- a CDS encoding RNA polymerase, sigma 28 subunit, FliA/WhiG family (similar to AA sequence:cyanobase_aa:LBDG_45880), with amino-acid sequence MPNLVSSDLRSETLQLLREYQKSGSASVRNQLVELNIGLVRKEAHHWVNQCTENYDDLLQVGSIGLIRAIERFDMSKGHAFSSFAIPYIRGEIQHYLRDKSPSVRIPRRWQALQRQAVWVIREFQAEHRRAPSDLEIASALEISIEEWQEIRLSAQNRALLSLDAPVGDEDGTAFLGDLVPDSRYRSFQLAQEDQIRLQQALVQLEHRTREVLEFVFLYDLTQKETAERLGISAVTVSRQVKKGLQKLQAIMTCSEA; translated from the coding sequence ATGCCTAATCTTGTTTCCAGCGATTTAAGAAGCGAAACGTTGCAACTTCTCCGCGAATATCAAAAGTCGGGATCGGCTTCTGTCCGAAACCAATTGGTTGAATTGAATATCGGATTGGTGAGAAAAGAAGCTCATCATTGGGTGAATCAGTGTACGGAGAATTACGATGATCTGCTTCAAGTGGGATCGATCGGGTTGATTCGTGCGATCGAGCGTTTTGATATGTCGAAAGGTCACGCTTTTAGCTCGTTCGCAATTCCGTATATCAGGGGCGAAATTCAGCACTATCTACGCGATAAAAGTCCGTCGGTGAGAATTCCGCGTCGTTGGCAAGCCCTTCAACGTCAAGCCGTTTGGGTTATTCGAGAGTTTCAAGCAGAACATCGGAGAGCACCGAGCGATTTAGAGATTGCGTCCGCATTGGAAATCTCGATCGAGGAATGGCAAGAAATTCGGCTCTCGGCTCAAAATCGAGCGCTCCTCAGCCTAGATGCTCCGGTCGGTGACGAAGATGGAACAGCGTTTTTGGGTGATCTGGTTCCGGATTCTCGGTATCGCAGTTTCCAACTGGCACAGGAAGATCAAATTCGACTTCAGCAGGCTTTAGTACAATTGGAGCACCGAACTCGCGAAGTTTTGGAATTCGTCTTTTTATATGACCTGACCCAGAAAGAGACTGCCGAACGCTTAGGAATTAGTGCGGTCACGGTTTCTCGGCAGGTGAAAAAAGGACTGCAAAAACTGCAAGCGATCATGACCTGTAGCGAAGCTTGA
- a CDS encoding photosystem II PsbTc protein (ab initio prediction:Prodigal:2.6;~similar to AA sequence:cyanobase_aa:NIES39_Q02350), whose protein sequence is MEAVAYILILALAIGVLFFAIAFREPPRIGK, encoded by the coding sequence ATGGAAGCTGTTGCATATATTCTGATTTTGGCTTTGGCGATCGGCGTTCTGTTTTTTGCGATCGCATTTCGCGAACCACCGAGAATTGGTAAATAA
- a CDS encoding carbohydrate-selective porin OprB (similar to AA sequence:cyanobase_aa:LBDG_41910) — MKKRSLLLIVGASLTVSFSAIAKEANPEAVPSTIRSTDWQFQVLKSIDRQCFPGNLAFAERNNQSVSRYEFAAVVNACRERMEKLLPKLVRREDIKNLRILEREFAAELIVLRDRNAEVERRSAELERQQFSTETKSQPTVFVTLPYEQFSTETKSGVTVAFEVLPDDSRHQALISLIQRYGCLVGSEFSANQALTRMQFATALNACVDRANELIAAATSDLVKKEDLEMLQKLEREFALELHILRDLVTQVGIPERPQFSTTGVLRSQVILAVTPDMKVKSTDWEFGELRSLSQRYNCSIDFLSKNQPVTRIEFAAKLSDCLNHINELTAQSTDTVQKADIVRFQKLAEVFSAELLSRDKPDLQPSRSY, encoded by the coding sequence ATGAAAAAGCGAAGTTTACTTTTGATTGTTGGAGCAAGTTTAACGGTTTCTTTTAGTGCGATCGCAAAAGAAGCGAATCCTGAAGCAGTGCCGTCAACGATTCGATCGACCGATTGGCAATTTCAAGTTTTGAAGTCGATCGATCGTCAATGTTTTCCAGGAAATCTTGCGTTTGCAGAACGGAACAATCAATCGGTGAGCCGCTACGAGTTTGCGGCTGTGGTAAACGCTTGCCGAGAGCGGATGGAAAAATTACTTCCAAAACTTGTTCGTCGAGAAGATATAAAGAATTTGCGAATTTTGGAGCGAGAGTTTGCAGCGGAATTGATCGTTTTGCGCGATCGTAATGCTGAAGTAGAACGGCGAAGTGCTGAATTAGAACGGCAACAATTCTCAACCGAAACGAAATCGCAACCTACCGTTTTTGTGACTCTCCCTTACGAACAGTTCTCAACCGAGACAAAATCGGGAGTGACTGTTGCTTTTGAAGTTCTTCCTGACGATTCGAGACATCAAGCACTCATATCATTGATTCAGCGATATGGTTGTCTGGTTGGGTCTGAATTCTCTGCAAATCAGGCGCTTACACGAATGCAGTTTGCAACCGCTTTGAACGCTTGTGTTGATCGAGCCAACGAACTGATTGCAGCAGCTACATCGGATTTGGTAAAGAAAGAAGATCTGGAGATGCTTCAGAAGCTAGAGCGGGAGTTTGCCCTAGAACTTCACATTCTGCGCGATTTGGTTACTCAAGTTGGCATACCGGAGAGACCGCAATTTTCTACAACAGGCGTTCTACGATCGCAGGTAATTCTTGCGGTGACTCCTGATATGAAAGTGAAGTCAACGGATTGGGAGTTTGGAGAATTACGATCGCTGTCTCAGCGCTACAACTGCTCGATCGACTTCTTGAGCAAAAATCAACCTGTAACTCGAATTGAATTTGCTGCAAAACTCAGTGATTGCTTAAATCACATCAATGAATTGACTGCTCAAAGTACCGATACCGTCCAGAAAGCAGATATCGTAAGGTTTCAGAAGTTAGCTGAGGTGTTTTCTGCTGAATTGTTGAGTCGTGATAAGCCCGATTTACAACCGAGTCGATCGTACTAA
- a CDS encoding ferredoxin (similar to AA sequence:cyanobase_aa:LBDG_45910), with product MQPADTDLQSVEPIEEVVVEAPKPAFQSASINFVKEGKEVVAAQGANLRIKAIENQVDLYTFGGKLMNCGGYGQCGTCIVEVTEGLENLSPRTAFEERKLKKKPASYRLACQALVNGPVSVKTKP from the coding sequence ATGCAACCCGCAGACACTGATCTCCAATCTGTTGAACCCATTGAAGAAGTCGTCGTAGAAGCGCCCAAACCTGCGTTCCAGTCTGCCTCGATCAATTTTGTGAAAGAAGGTAAAGAAGTAGTCGCGGCACAAGGGGCAAATTTGCGGATTAAAGCGATCGAGAATCAAGTCGATCTCTACACGTTTGGTGGCAAATTGATGAACTGTGGCGGCTACGGGCAGTGTGGCACTTGCATTGTAGAAGTCACCGAAGGCTTGGAAAATCTTTCTCCCCGCACCGCCTTTGAAGAACGGAAATTGAAGAAAAAACCCGCTTCCTATCGCCTCGCGTGTCAAGCATTAGTGAACGGTCCAGTCAGCGTTAAGACCAAACCTTAG